The window TGATGCTGGCCCACCCCGGTGACGATAGTGGCCTTTCCCTCGGTCACCTCATAGATCTGGCGGATCACATATTGGGGAAGCAGGTCTTCGGTTTCCCTTACTCGGGTGGTAGGATATAGCTGCCGCCACTGCTCGATCTGCTGAACCCAATCGATACGGCTCTGAGATTCAACTTTCTTGTTCAGTTCCTCAAGTACGGCTTGTGCGTCTCCCACCACAGGAACAGTGACCTTCAGGTTTTTGCCGATCTCAGCCGGATCGATGTCAATGTGGATAACATAGGCCCCCCTGGCAAATCCGGACACATTGGAGGTCGCCCTGTCATCGAATCTCATTCCGATGGCAATGATCAGGTCGGAAGCATCTACAGCCATATTGGCATAGGCCATCCCGTGCATTCCCAGCATACCAAAGCTAAGGACGTGGCTTTCCGGGAAGCATCCGATACCCAGAAGCGTATTGACCACCGGTATCTGAGACTTCTCTGCCAACTCCCTGAGATCCTTATAGGCTCCGGAAATAATCACGCCATGCCCGGCGATGATCACCGGACGCTTGGCTTCATTGATGAGCTTTGCAGCCTTCTCCAGCTGCAAAGGATCTGCCTCCATCACAGGGTGATAGCCAGTCAGATTGACCTGGGCCGGATAGTTGAAATTGGCTTGCTCTTCAAACACGTCTTTGGGAATATCGATGAGCACCGGGCCGGGCCTGCCCGTCCTGGCAATATGAAACGCCTCTTTGACCGCCTTGGCCAGATCGTCTGCCTTGTATACCATCGAGTTATGTTTGGTGATCGGCACCGTGATACCGATGATATCCACCTCTTGAAAACCATCCTTGCCGATATACTGGCGCGCTACCTGGCCGGTTATCGCCACCATGGGTATCGAGTCCAGATGGGCGTTGGCAATCCCGGTCACCAGGTTGGTGGCTCCCGGACCGGAGGTGGCAAAGCAAACCCCCACCTTGCCCGTTACCCGTGCGTAGCCATCAGCGGCATGGGCTGCTCCCTGTTCATGGCGCACCAGAATGTGGCGCAGCTGAGGATATTGAGGCAAAGTATCATATAAAGGTAATACCGCTCCACCGGGGAAACCAAAGACTACCTCCACGCCTTCCCTCACCAGCGATTCGCATAATATCTGGGCACCGGTCATTTTCATGAACTTTCTCCTAATCAGACAACCTCGGCGGAGTTTGAATATAACTGAAGCACATCAATCTCCGATCCAATCTATTCTATCAACTCTCCTTGAACACCGCTCCTGTGCTTGCCGAAGTAACCTTCTCGATGTACCGACCGAGATAGCCGCTGGTGATCTTCGGCTGAAATACCGGCAGCTTCGTCAGGCGACTCTTGATTTCGGACTGGCTCAGCTTGACATTCAGTTTGCAGTTCGGGATATCTATCTCTATAATATCACCTTCTCGCAGGGCAGCGATGGGACCGCCTTCAGCGGCCTCAGGCGAAACATGACCGATAGAAGCTCCCCTCGTGGCCCCTGAGAAGCGCCCATCAGTGATCAGTGCCACCTTTTCGCCCAGCCCCATTCCGGTGATCAGAGAGGTTGGGGTCAGCATCTCCGGCATCCCGGGCCCCCCTTTAGGCCCCTCATATCGAATAACGACAACATCGCCCGGCTTGATTGAGCCACTCATGATTCCCTTGGTAGCCTCGCTCTCAGAGTTGAAGATTCGGGCCGGACCTTTGTGCACCATCATCTCGGGAGCAACAGCTGCTCTTTTCACCACGGCACCATCCGGAGCCAGGTTGCCAAAGAGAATGGTAAGCCCTCCCCGCTCTGAATAGGGATTCTTGCGGGTTCGGATGACGTTGCGATCCCTTATCACCGCTTTGGCAATATTCTGTTTGACCGATTTCCCGGTGACTGTTTTGGCTTCGAGCCTCAGCAAATCTTTGAGCTCCTTCATCAGCCCCCAAATGCCACCGGCAAAATCCAAGTCTTCGATATGGTGAGTTCCCGATGGGCTCATCTTGGCGATATGAGGAGTGCTCTGGCTGATCTGATTGATCTGCTCCAGCGAGAATTTCACCTTTGCCTCGGAAGCGATGGCCATCAGGTGTAAAACAGAGTTGCTGCTGCCACCCATCGCAGTATCCACTGTGAAAGCGTTATGCATCGCATCTGGCGTGATGATATCCAGCGGGCGGATGTTCTTCTCCAGAAGTTCCAGCACTTTTCTTCCCGCTTCGCGGGCCAGGACAATTCGCCGAGAATCAACGGCAGGAATCGTGCCGTTCCCTCCAAGCCCCATACCGATAGCTTCGGTCAAGCAGTTCATGGTGTTTGCCGTGAACATGCCTGCACAGCTGCCGCAACCCGGGCAAGCGACTTTTTCCAGTGCCAGCAGCTCTTCCTCACTCATCTGACCGGTGGCCACCTTGCCTACGGATTCGAACATGGCGTTCAAATCGATGAACCTATCTGGCTCCGCCCTTCCAGCCATCATGGGCCCGCCGCTGACAAAAACAGAAGGGATGTTGAGCCGCACTGCCGCCATCAACATCCCGGGAATGACCTTATCGCAGTTTGGAATGAAGACCAACCCATCAAAAGCATGTGCCTGGACAACCACCTCCACCGAGTCGGCAATGAGCTCACGGCTGGGAAGGCTATACCTCATCCCGGCATGATTCATGGCAATACCATCGCAAATCCCGATGGTATTGAACTCAAACGGCGTTCCTCCGGCGCTGTATACCCCTTGCTTTACCGCTTCAGCGATCGTCCTGAGATGAATATGGCCGGGGATGATTTCGCTAAAGCTGTTCACCACGCCAATGAAGGGTTGCCCCAACTCTTTTTCACCACATCCCAATGCTCTCAGGAGAGTCCGGTGCGGCGCTCTTTCGATACCTTTCTTGACGACATCGCTTCTCATGATAATGCTTCTCCGCGAGATTTTGAATCAAAAAACCGCCCCGGAGGGAGCGGATTGCGATAAAATCCTATCGATCATACGTGGATAGACCATAGCATAGCCGTTATTCTGTGTCAAGGAAGGATTGTGCCCTGAATCTCCCTGTTCACTTCTGTTACCTTCACCCAACCAGAGTAGGGAAATCATCTGCCGCACCCCCTGCCATCCGATCAATAGAAAAAAGAGAGAGGGTATGTGTGTGGCGGTCTTGCGAGACCGCCACACACATACCCTCTCTTCCGATGAGGCCCTTCTTCGTTTACTCCAATGTTAAAAGCACCCCCCGGTGTCATTCGGGGGACAGGATGGTTCCCTATGGCTTTCTATGCTAGCACATAGTAACACTACGCTTTTCGTAACAGATTGGGCGAGTGACTGTTCGGTCATCAAACGCCCCCTGCGGCTTTGCCGCTCTCCCCTCTTTACGAAAGAGGGGGATCTGGGGGAGTTCGTAACCACTAAGCCGCCCAATACTATCAGCCATTACTGATGGTACAAGATACTAGTTACAGGCACTGAGTTGAAGCTGACCGGTCGCCCTGAAATAGGCAAGAACCGCATCAACTCGGGGATGCTTGACTTCAGCATCGCCATTACTCAATTTGCTGAAAATATTGCTGATGTGGCGTTCCACAGTTTTCGGTTCCAGACAAAGGACCTGAGCAATAGCTGAATTTCGATATCCCATGGCCAGCCAGCCCAGCACCTCTAATTCTCTGGCGGTGAGACCTGCAATATTTGAGTTCGATATATCGCTGTCCTGGATCAACCCGGCGAAAACCTGAGGGTCAACAATAACCCGTCCCTCAGACACATCATGAATCGCCCGAATCAGTTCTCTTCCAGTGCTGATCGAAGCCTTGAGCAGATAGGCTCCCCTCTTGCTGTTTCTGGCAAATCCCTTCAACTTGCCGATACTTTCGGCATCGAAATGTGCGGAAAGGAGAACAATACCAATTTGGGAAAAGTCTCTGCGGATTGTTTCCAAACCTGAGATGGTGTTAGACTGAACCAACTTGGTTCCTATGACCAAAATGTCAGGATTTGTCTGGAGCAACACCGCCTCAGTACCCTTCACATCTCCCTTGGTGATATGGGCCCCATCCCCACATCCAACAAGTTCAATAGAAGGCTCCTGTGAAAGAACAGTCTTGTACGCCTCCCTCAGTATTTCCTGTTCTTCTTCTATCCGTACTTTAATCCTATTCACGATGTTCCTCCTCTGTTGTCTAAGTACTGGCAGCAACTCTGTTTTTCAGATTTACGGGGGAAAACAGTACCATCGTACCACCAAAATGATAAAGTCCGCATAAAAACCAAGGGCCTTGACATAAACGTTGCATAAACGTTTTCCGGGACACAATAGGCGGGGACCCAAACAGGTAGGGAAAGGAGTGCGGTTTGGGGATTTTCCAGGGTTTTTGACTCCATGGATTTGGCGGCTCCAAACTTCAATATCCGAAATCCGAAGTGGCCAATTTTAATTGCATGCCAAACGATAAATTGCTACAATGATCATCAGTGAGAGTCATAGGTCAGAAGGCGAGTTTAGAGTTCAATTCGCGACCCGCACTCCGTTCCCATGGACTCCCAAATCTGCCCGAGGAGAGGTGAAGACATGCAAAAGAGAAGAAGCCGGCATCGATATACACTATTAGTCTCAATTGTAGCAGCAATAACCATAATGGTTTCTCTTGTATCTGCTCTCTATGGTTGCGGCGGATCGGATGATGAGAAATCGACTCCGAGTCCTTCACCAGTTGTAACTGCATCACCGACACCAACACCCACGCCTACTCCGACACCCACACCGACACCCACACCGACACCGACTCCAACGCCCACTCCAACACCCACACCGACGGTGACGGCAACAATGACACCGACACCTACACCCACTCAGAACCCGTATGCAGTGGAAGTGGCGCTGGCGTCAGAATTGCCAAACCTAGTGGTGGTGTTCGGAAACGTTGGCGGTCAGTGGCAAGCATACAATGGACCGGGAGTTACCTCCCTGCAAACCCTCACACTTGGTGGTGTTTACTGGGTATACACCACCAAGGACGTCACTCCAGCATGGTCCATACCGCTTTACAAGGGATGGAATCAGGTGGTCTGGATGTCCCCCACAACCCCCACAGTCTCAACAGCCCTCAGTGGTGATAAGGACACCGTCCTCTTTGTGATCAGCTTTAATATCCAGAACAACCAGACATCTTTGTATCAGAGCCCGGTGATTGCCCCGCTATCCGCACTACAGCCGGGAAAAGCATACGACACTTTTGTGCAAAAGGCCGGGACACCATTCCCCGAAATGTCCACCAAAATGATACCCTAATGTACTGATTGACATCTCTCGTTGGAGTTAAGAAAAGCACCCCACCGCCAGCGGTGGGGTGCTTTCGTTTATGCTTCGAGATTCTCTTTGGCTTCCTCAAACACCTGGGAAAGGCTCTCAGCTTCAACTGAGAGCCTTTCCCATTCCGCGGTCAGAGAAGCAATGGAATCTTTCAAATTGCGATGCTTTCTGATTGTTTCGACAACTTGAGCGCCATCGGAATAATGCTCCGGACTGGCCAGCAGAACCTCCACCTGACGGAGCTGAGCTTCGAGATCTGAAATCTGCGTTTCGATCCCATCAATCCGCTTCTTGACCGAGGAGCTCTGGCGATAGTATTCGTTGCGCAGCTCTCCTTCGATCCGCTTGCGCTCACGAAGCCTGTCTCGAGCAGAGCGCTCCATGGCAGCATCTGTTTTCGAATCATCAGCCACTTCCGAAACTCCATTTTCGGAAAACTCCTTCCAGTGGAGATAGCTATCGTAGTCTCCGGGAAAAACACTTACAGCGCCGCCCTTGACCTCAACGATCCTGTTGGCGATCTGCCGAATCAGCGTGCGATCATGCGTAATAAAACATAAGGTTCCGGAATAGGCTTCGAGGGCGTCGATGAGCACCTCCCGTGATGGAATATCGAGGTGGTTGGTAGGCTCATCCATGAGCAGGAAATTGGGGACCCCGAGAAGCATCTTGGCAATCGCCAACCGGCTACTCTCCCCACCAGAAAGAACCGATACTCGCTTATCGACATCATCGCCGCTGAAAAGGAAAGCCCCCAGTATCCCCCGCAGTTTTTGCTCGGTCTCATCCAATGCCACGCCCCTCAATTCGGCCAGGACGGTATTTTCCGGATTGAGCAGTTCAACCTGAAACTGGCCATAGTAAGCCAGCCCCACATTATGCCCCAACTTGCGCGTGCCCCCGTCAAAGGGCAACACGCCAGCCATCATTCTGAGTAAAGTCGTCTTCCCCGCACCGTTAGGCCCCACCAGAGCAACGCGATCCCCTCGATTCACCACCAGACTGAGATCGCGGTAAACCACATTCGCACCATACGACTTCAAGATGTGATCAAGGACAATGACCTCTTCGCCACTGCGTGCGGGCTCCGGGAAAGAGAATTTGACTTTACGGGTCGTCCTGGGCGCCACAATCCGCTCCACCTTTTCCAGCCGCTTGATCCGGCTCTGGACCTGCCCCGCCCTTCTTTTATCGGCGCGGAAGGTTTCAATAAACTCCATCTCCTTCTTTATCTTAAGCTCTTGTTTTTTCGCAGTAGCGTCCTGGACTTCAAGGCTCTTCTGACGTGTCTGGACAAAGCTATCGTAATTGCCCTTGTGCAAAATCACCCCGGTCGGTTCGATGGCAATCACCCGGCTCACCACTCGATTGAGGAAGGCCCGATCATGCGAGGTCACCAGAACTGCACCCCGGTATTCTCTGAGGTATTCTTCAAACCAGATGCAAGACTCCAGGTCCAGGTGATTGGTCGGTTCATCCAGAAGCAATACATCGGGATTGAGGAGAAGAAGTTTGGCCAGCGCCGCGCGCATCAGCCATCCGCCGCTGAACTCACCCAGAGAGCGGCTCCAGTCCGACTCGGCAAATCCCAGCCCGGAGAGGATAATTCTGGCCTCGTATTCGGCGTTGTAACCATCAGCCGCCTCGAATTGATGCTGGAGTTCGCCCAGTTCACGCAGCAGTTTGGCGGTATCTTCGCCGGAGGACTCGGCCAGCTCTTCCTGCAAAAGCTGAATCCGGTGTGCCAGACCGGTTATTCGGGTTGAGGCCCTGGTAACCTCGTCCAGCAGCCGCCTCTTGGAAAACGGCATAACATCCTGCTCCAAATAACCAATGGTGGTACCTTTGCGTACAGCGATACTCCCCGAATCGGGGCTCATATTCCCGGCGATGATCTCCAGCAGCGTGGTTTTGCCCGAACCATTCGGCCCGATGATAGCAATCCTGTCTCGCGCACCCACAGTCACGGTGACGCCACTGAAAATATCCCTTTGCCCATAGGATTTGGATAGATTGGAGATGGTCAGCATGACGATTGACGTTCGCCCTGAATCATCATACAATAGGCGCAAAGATATGGGTAGGGGCGCATTGCACCACCCTCCTATCAGGGTACTGAAAAAGAGATGAAGGATTCCTCCTTCCGGGGGTCTGGGGGTATCCCCCAGATGCAAAAGTTCCCCCAACGAGTGGGGGTTAGGGGGTTGAGTCAGGCTTTTTCAGACCCCTCTATGATTCGTGAGGTACCTAGTGGCAGCCGATTTAGATCAGAGAATCAAAACACTCGCCGACTGGCTATCCAAAGCAAACCATCTGGTGATTTTCACCGGAGCCGGGATCAGCACCGAATCCGGCCTGGCGGACTTCCGTGGTCCGGACGGCATCTGGACTCGCCGAGCCAGCGGGCTCATCGCTGAACAAATCGATTTTGCACTGGCTGAACCCAATGCGGCCCACCGGGCAATCGTCGAACTCCAGCGGCTGGGAAAGCTGGGATTCCTCATCACCCAGAATGTGGATAACCTTCATCTGAAATCGGGGGTCAATCCCGACTTGCTGGCCGAGTTGCACGGCAACATTACCCGGCAAAGGTGCACCCGGTGCGATTTCCTCATGGACAACTTTAACGACATGATCACCTGCCCTCTATGTGAGGGGATATTGGTCTCCAGCGTGGTCGACTTTGGCCAGCCACTGCCCCAAAAGGCCCTGTCCGAAGCATACCGGCATTCGGAGCAAAGTGACCTTTTTGTGGTGATCGGCTCCAGCCTGGTTGTCACTCCGGCGGCGGATATGCCCAAGATAGCACTGAGATCAGGCGCCAGGCTGGTAATCATCAACCAAGGGGAAACTCCGCTGGACCGGCTTGCCCACCTCAGATTCGGAGAGGCGATAGGAGAGGTGCTGCCTCGAGCAGTTGCCCGGATGATGTAGGGGGGAATGCTTCGCCCTACTCCTTTAACAGGGCGCGAGCGATGGTGATCCTCTGCATCTCAGAGGTACCTTCGTATATTTCGGTCAGCTTGGCATCTCTGAAGAATCTCTCCACCGGATAGTCCCTGGTGTAGCCATACCCTCCAAGGATTTGCATCGCCTTGCCGGTGACAAAAGCGGATACCTCTGAGGCAAAGACTTTGGCCATCGCGGCCTCTTTGGCGTAGGGCGTCCCATGATCTACAACATGAGCAGCATTGAAAGTCAAAAGCCGCGCTGCTTCAATCTGAGTTGCCATATCCGCCAACATCCACTGAATGGCCTCGAAGTTGGCAATCGTTTGACCGAATTGTTTGCGATCCTTAGCATAGGCCAAGGCAATCTCAAAAGCACCTTGAGATATCCCCACAGCTTCAGCCGCCACGGTAATCCGGCTCTCATCGAGAACCTCAAGAGCAATTTTCAGTCCCCGTCCTTCTTCACCCAGCCGATTCTCCGCCGGCACAAAGCAATCCTCAAACACCAGGTCCGTTACTGAGAGGCCGCGGAAACCCATTTGGCGCTCATATTTCCCCACCGAATAGCCGGGAGTATCACTATCGACAATGAAAGCAGCTATTCCCTTCTGCCTTAACGACTTGTCGAGAGTAGCGAAAACTACGCATATCTGAGCCTCAGCACCGAGACTAACAAACGTCTTGGTCCCGTCAATAACATAGCCCCCTTTGCGCTTCGTAGCGGTCGTGGATATGGCGGCAGGGTCACTTCCAGCAGCCGCCTCCGTGAGGCCAAAACATGCCAGCTTCTCTCCGCTGGCGTGAGGGGGAAGGTACTTGGTTTTCTGATCCTCATTTCCGTGCATTCTGACCGGAACAATGCCCAGTGACAGGCTTATTCGGAAATAGCCGCCGATGGCCGCTGATACCTTGGACATCTCTTCACTCGCAATGCAGAACTCCGTCATGCCCTTGCCGTTTCCGCCGTATTCCTCAGGAATGGTGAGGCCCATCAATCCCAGTTCCGCTATTTTTCTGACCTGCTCCTCTGGGAATTGTGCTGCTTCATCCACTTCTGCAGCTACAGGCGCCAATTCCTTCTGAGCAAAACCACGGACCATCATCTGTAGCATTTTCTGTTCTTCAGTTAATTGAAATACCACTTTGCCTCCTTTTCTCACACAGCAGAAAGTTGGACTGCATATCTTCGCCAATTAACCGTGCGCAGATGACTATCGGGTACACGCAAACACAGGTTGGTATTCTTCTCTTCTGATGATGAAGCCGTGTGGGAACAATGCGTCGAACAATCGTTAGGCTAACTGTAATTTTTTTGCGGGATGATGTCAAGAGCAAATCTCTTCCCATTCAAGATAAGCTTTAACGGATTCGCGCAGGGAAGAGGTGATGCGATGCGCCTAATCTCCGGACCCGCTACTGTCAATGATAATTGCGATGACTGCCAATGTAGCAACGGCAAGAAAGATACCCAAACCCCACCAGGCCCATTTGCGCTGAGTTGCCTTGAATTGTTCAACGCTATCCCATTGCTTGCTCTTCCAGGCCCATTGGTTACCCTTCGCTCCCACGACAAAGGCCATGACCAGACCGACATAGGGAATCAGGCAGAGAAGCGCTATCCATACCCGGTTCCCAATCCCCCATATCCAGGTTAGAAAGAACGCACCCCAGTTCCAGCCCTTGATTTCAGGAGGGATTTCTGCCGGGCTCAATTCAGGCGTTGGGGCTGTTATGTTTGCTGTCATTTTGCCGCAGAAATGACAGTATATCTCACCACCTTCGATAGTGGCTCCGCAATGAGGACAATATGGCACGCTAACACCCCTTCATTCGAGAAATACCCTCTTGAGAAAGCGCTGATTAAGTTCCGAATCAGCCTTGCAGATTTGTCCATCAGTATATCACAGATTGGGGAATTTTTCCGATATGGTTTAACCCCACGCAACTGTTTGACAAGGAATTGACGGTGGGTTATCCTCTAAATGTGCTCGGCGCCCGGCCGGTTGCCTTCGAAAACGGGCGTTGAACGCCTAATTAAATAGAGCTGTACCGCTAGAGGTGCTCAAAGCTGAGACTCCGGTTTTCGGAGAACTCTTTGAACCTGACCTCGATAACGCGAGCGAAGGGAAGCGGTTATCATTGAAACCAGAAGACCAAGAACCGATCCCGCGGCTCTTGGTCTTTTTTTATTAAGGAAGGGAGAAAAAAAATGACACAGACACAACTGGAAATCGCTCGAGAGGGAAAAGTATCGCCACAGATGAAAATCGTGGCCAAAAAGGAAGGCCTTGATCCGGAATTAATCCGACAGGGCGTGGCGGCTGGATTGATTGTCATCCCGGCCAATATCAACCATAAGGGACTCGATCCTTTCGGCATCGGAAAAGGGCTGCGCACCAAGGTGAATGCCAATATCGGCACCTCGCCCGACTTCGGCAACATCGAATCGGAGATGGCCAAGCTCAACGCCGCCATTGACGCCAAAGCGGATACCGTCATGGACCTCAGCACCGGCGGCGATATCGGCTCTATCCGCCGAGCCCTTCTCGAAAAATGCCCGCTGACATTCGGGACTGTCCCCATCTATCAAGCGGCGGTTGCAGCCATCGAACAACACGGGGCGATCGTCAAGATGACTGCCGACGATATGTTTGCTGCCATTGAAGACCACTCTCGGGACGGAGTCGATTTCATCACCGTCCATTGTGGCGTAAATCAGAAAACCATTGCTCGTCTGAAAAACGATGGCCGGCTGACGGATATCGTGTCGCGGGGCGGCTCCTTTCTGACTGCCTGGATGCTGCACAATGAGCGCGATAATCCCCTCTACGAACAATATGACCGGCTGCTGGAAATCGCCAAGAAATTCGATGTGACCCTGAGTCTGGGTGATGGGCTGCGTCCCGGCAGTCTGGCCGATGCGTCAGATAGAGCCCAGTTTGAGGAGCTTCTGACACTCGGTGAACTGGTAGACAGAGCCCGTGAAGCTGGAGTCCAAGTGATGGTTGAAGGCCCGGGACATGTCCCGCTGAATCAGATCGAGGCCAATATGCAAATCCAGAAACGGGTATGCAAAGGCGCTCCATTCTATGTGTTGGGGCCGCTGGTCACCGATGTCGCTGCCGGGCATGATCACATCACAGCCGCTATCGGGGGAGCCATAGCAGCAGCGGCTGGAGCCGACTACCTGTGCTATGTGACCCCTTCGGAGCACCTCGCCCTTCCTACCGTAGACGATGTGCGGGAGGGAGTGATGGGCAGTCGCATTGCCGCTCACGCAGGGGATATCGTCAAGGGAGTCAAAGGAGCATGGGAATGGGATAGAGCCATGTCCACTGCCCGCAAAAATCTGGACTGGGACAGCCAGATAAAACTGGCGCTCGATCCGCAGAAAGCCGCTCAAATCCGCTCTCGCCAGTCTACAGATAGCAAAGGTTGCACTATGTGCGGGAGCTATTGCGCTATGGAAGTGGTGAGCAAATACCTGGGCACGCCGAAGAAGGACTGCTGAGACCGTTGCAGCTATAAAATTCAATCAGGAGAAAAGACACCAGTGATAGATGAGATTGTCATATCCAGAGCCATAACCCAGAGTTTCATCACTGATTTTATGGATTACATGGAAGTGGATGTCGCCATCGCCGGGGCAGGGCCGTCCGGCATGGTGGCTGCATATTATCTGGCAAAAGCAGGGGTCAAAACGGCCATATTCGAAAGAGCGCTTCGTGTGGGTGGCGGCATGCCCGGCGGAGGTATGATGTTCAATCGAATCGTGGTGCAAGACGAAGCCAAGTTCATACTGGATGAGATGGGTATCCGAACCACTAAGTATCAAGAGGGCTATTTCGTTGCCGATTCCCTGGAGACCATCTGCACCCTTTGTTCTAAAGCCATACAGGCAGGCGCCAAGATATTCAATGCCATCAGCGTTGAAGACGTGATGGTTCGAGAGAATGACCGCATCACAGGCCTGGTGCTGAACTGGAGCGCCGTCGAGGCGGCCAACATGCATGTTGATCCCCTGACCATCAGAGCGAAGGCGGTCATCGACGCCACCGGTCATCCCAGTGAAATCGCCCGGATCGTAGCCAGGAAGATGGGGCCCAAGCTAAATACCCGCAATGGCGAGGTCATCGGGGAGAAATCCATG of the Dehalococcoidia bacterium genome contains:
- a CDS encoding sulfide-dependent adenosine diphosphate thiazole synthase, which translates into the protein MIDEIVISRAITQSFITDFMDYMEVDVAIAGAGPSGMVAAYYLAKAGVKTAIFERALRVGGGMPGGGMMFNRIVVQDEAKFILDEMGIRTTKYQEGYFVADSLETICTLCSKAIQAGAKIFNAISVEDVMVRENDRITGLVLNWSAVEAANMHVDPLTIRAKAVIDATGHPSEIARIVARKMGPKLNTRNGEVIGEKSMWAEVGEKALIENTREIFPGLFVTGMAANAVYGSHRMGAIFGGMFLSGKKAAELIVANLAQKEVQKQVP